The genomic region TGCCCTTTCTGAATACCAAGGGTGATAAGCGAGCTCACTGCGGAGAAGTTCTGCGCCAAACCTACACAAGCAACGATCTGCATTAAGGTCTCGGCATTGGGGTTTTCGAGTATCTGCAAAGCAGTCTTAGCCAAGGGGTGCAAGGTGGTCAGCCCACCGACAGTTCCTAAGGCTAAAGGGATTTCTATTTCAAAACTAAAAATACCATTCTCCACCAAAGCTCTTGTCAAACTTTGGTACTTACCCGAGCGTGCTGCGTAGGCGTGCGCACCTGCCTCTATGGCGCGAAAGTCGTTGCCTGTAGCTAAAATCACCGAGTCGATACCATTCATAATCCCTTTGTTATGAGTCGTCGCACGGTATACATCGGCATTGGCAACTGCCAGCGCTCGCACGAACTTCTGGGCAAACTCCTCGCCACTCATATCGCCTACTGTAAGCAGCTCCACAGGGCAACTTACACTCGCCTTTGCCAAACACTTAGGCACATAGTTAGAGAGGATTGACATCACGATCTCGTAGTTGCCATCAATATTTGGGTCGTGTGCTGCCTCTGCCCTAAAAGTATTCGAAAAACTCTCCAAGCAAGAGTTGATAAAGTTCGCCCCCATTGCATCCAAGGTCTCGAAAGTGGCGAAAAGCTGGTAATAATGTGGCAGTTCATCGGTCTTGTCGAGCAAGGTGATAGAGGTAATACCCCCACCGCGCTTTTCCATATTGGCAGTGATAGGCTTGCAATTGTCGAGCATCTTCGTCTTAATAGCACTGAGAAAGGCTTGCAGATGTTCCTTCTCACCATAGAAGAAGAAATGTACCTGCCCGCTTTTCTCAGTAGAGAGCACCTCTGCCTGAAAGCCTCCTTTACTCTGCCAAAACTTCGCCGCCCTACTGCAAGCCGCTACCACCGAACTCTCCTCAATAACCATCGGCACCGTATACACCTTGCCATTGATAGAAAAGTTAGGTGCTACCGCAAAGGGCAAGTAGTAATTTGCCACAGCGTTCTCGATAAACTCATCGTGGCGTTTTTGCAAAGCTGCATCGGCATTATTATAGCGGTTGAAATACGTCGCTGCGTATGTCTCCTCAGAGAAATACGTCCTACACAGCCATTGTATTTTCTCTTCTTTGGTGAGCTTTGAAAAGCCCTCTACACGTTTGTCAGTGTTCATATTTTTTCATTCTTTAATTCGTTATAGATTAAGCACTTTCTGATACACCCCCATAAGCGCATTATATACCGCCTCATCAGTAAAGCGCTGGGCATAGGCATAGCCCTCCTCTACCATCGTGTGGCGCAACTGTGGGTTCTCAGTGATATTAATAATAGCCCGTTTAATTTCCTCGGCGGCGTTATTGAGGTGAACGTATACCGAGTGGGCGCCCCCTGCCTCAGCAAAGCAACTGCCCTCGCTGGTAATCACTGGGGTACGTGAGAAGAGCGCCTCGATAATCGGAATGCCAAAACCCTCAAATAGAGAGGGGTAGCAAAACACTTCTGCCAATTGGTAGACCACCGCCAGTTCCTCCATCGAGATACCTTGCAAGTGATGCACACGCTCTTTGAGGTGATACACCTCGCAATACCCTTCGATCTGATGATAATAAGCCGTCTTCTGCCCCACCAGCACCAGATGAAGGTCAAGGTCTTTAATCGCTTTTACAATCTCTAAGGCATTCTTGCGCGGCTCAATAGCCCCCACACTCAGCACAAAGCGCTCGGGGAGGTTGTACTTCTGGCGTACACGCACCCTCTCTTCCTCAGTGTAAGATTGCTTAAAAGCCTTATGACAACCTTGGTAAACCACCGACACTTTATCAGACGAAACCCCCAGATATTTAACGATATCCTCCTTAGTCTGCTCACTGATAGCAATGATATGGTGCGATTTCAGCGCCGCATAAAGAAACTTGTAATAATGTATCTTCCTGTCGAAGAAAGTGTAAAGCTCAGGATAGCGCATAAAGATAAGGTCGTGAATAGTGACCACCGTACGCGTATGAGTGTAGATCCCCGCAGGGATTTCACCCGAAAGCCCGTGATAAATATCGAGCCCAAGCGGAGCGGCGAGCTTGCCAATGCCAAAACTGCGCCAAAGCCCCTTAAAACACTTCCCCAGAAAGGACTCAGGAGTAATGACAACAGTGTCTCCATCAAGGGTAAGGTCGCTACGAGTACGCTCCTTGGGGTTGAACAAATAGAGTTGCCCTACGCGGTGCTCTTGCAAGAGACGTATGAGGTCGCGACTGTAATTGCCCAACCCTCGGTTGTTATGGAATGCCCTTTTGGCATCAATGCCTATCTTCATCGCTATTGGTTATGAAGAGGCAAAAGTACACATTTATTTGAGAATAGCAAAACTTTGATGCGTTTGCGTAGTCAATAGCACGAAATCTATGTACCACCCTCAACGATTCCTCTGCCAAAGCACCACCGATCTCGCAAGGATCTCGAACACATTACGGACACACTACGGATACATTACGGACACATCACGAAGGAACGCCGAAGGAATCCCGAAGGAACGCCGAACAATAGTATTACCATAGTATTAAGTTAGTATTAGGTTAGTATTAGGTTTAGCAAAAAACCACCGAACAATCAACGAGTTACAAAGGTATCAAAAACACCCCTTTTACACACTTTGCACGGTCATAACTTTGTACTAAAACTTGTTTAAACTTTTTCCCCTTGTGTCATTCACGGCTCGCTTTCACGATCTGCGTTGGCCTTGGAGGCGTGGCTGAGTAAATC from Capnocytophaga haemolytica harbors:
- a CDS encoding hydroxymethylglutaryl-CoA reductase, degradative; this encodes MNTDKRVEGFSKLTKEEKIQWLCRTYFSEETYAATYFNRYNNADAALQKRHDEFIENAVANYYLPFAVAPNFSINGKVYTVPMVIEESSVVAACSRAAKFWQSKGGFQAEVLSTEKSGQVHFFFYGEKEHLQAFLSAIKTKMLDNCKPITANMEKRGGGITSITLLDKTDELPHYYQLFATFETLDAMGANFINSCLESFSNTFRAEAAHDPNIDGNYEIVMSILSNYVPKCLAKASVSCPVELLTVGDMSGEEFAQKFVRALAVANADVYRATTHNKGIMNGIDSVILATGNDFRAIEAGAHAYAARSGKYQSLTRALVENGIFSFEIEIPLALGTVGGLTTLHPLAKTALQILENPNAETLMQIVACVGLAQNFSAVSSLITLGIQKGHMKMHLMNILTQLGATETEKQYVVDYFKNKTISHSEVEKLLADLRKDK
- a CDS encoding glycosyltransferase family 4 protein, which encodes MKIGIDAKRAFHNNRGLGNYSRDLIRLLQEHRVGQLYLFNPKERTRSDLTLDGDTVVITPESFLGKCFKGLWRSFGIGKLAAPLGLDIYHGLSGEIPAGIYTHTRTVVTIHDLIFMRYPELYTFFDRKIHYYKFLYAALKSHHIIAISEQTKEDIVKYLGVSSDKVSVVYQGCHKAFKQSYTEEERVRVRQKYNLPERFVLSVGAIEPRKNALEIVKAIKDLDLHLVLVGQKTAYYHQIEGYCEVYHLKERVHHLQGISMEELAVVYQLAEVFCYPSLFEGFGIPIIEALFSRTPVITSEGSCFAEAGGAHSVYVHLNNAAEEIKRAIINITENPQLRHTMVEEGYAYAQRFTDEAVYNALMGVYQKVLNL